Proteins from a single region of Streptomyces sp. Tu 3180:
- a CDS encoding glutamate-1-semialdehyde 2,1-aminomutase, translating to MDTEEFELPRSRTANERLHALIPGGAHTYAKGDDQYPEDLAPVISHGRGAHVWDVDGNRYVEYGSGLRSVSLGHAHPRVTEAVRRELDRGSNFVRPSVLEVEAAERFLATVPTAEMVKFAKNGSDATTAAVRLARAATGRPRVALCADHPFFSVDDWFIGTTPMSAGVPAATTDLTVAFPYGDLAATEELLNRYRDEVACLILEPATHTEPPPGYLAGLRELADRHGCVLVFDEMITGFRWSEAGAQGLYGVVPDLSTFGKALGNGFAVSALAGRRDLMERGGLRHSGDRVFLLSTTHGAETHALAAAMAVQTTYAEEGVTARLHALGEKLAAGVRDAAASMGVGDHVVVRGRASNLVFATLDERGQPSQRYRTLFLRRLLAGGVLAPSFVVSSALDDADIDHTVDVVAQACAVYRKALDAGDPTPWLGGRPVKPVFRRSV from the coding sequence GTGGACACCGAAGAGTTCGAACTGCCCAGGTCGCGGACGGCGAACGAGCGGCTGCACGCCCTGATCCCCGGGGGCGCGCACACCTACGCCAAGGGCGACGACCAGTACCCCGAGGACCTGGCCCCGGTCATCAGCCACGGCCGCGGTGCCCACGTGTGGGACGTCGACGGCAACCGCTACGTCGAGTACGGCTCCGGCCTGCGGTCGGTCAGCCTCGGCCACGCCCATCCCCGCGTGACCGAGGCGGTGCGGCGGGAACTCGACCGCGGCAGCAACTTCGTCCGGCCGTCCGTCCTGGAGGTCGAGGCCGCGGAACGCTTCCTGGCCACGGTGCCGACCGCCGAGATGGTGAAGTTCGCGAAGAACGGCTCCGACGCCACCACCGCCGCGGTGCGCCTCGCCCGCGCCGCCACCGGACGCCCGCGCGTGGCCCTCTGCGCCGACCACCCGTTCTTCTCCGTCGACGACTGGTTCATCGGCACCACGCCGATGTCCGCGGGCGTTCCGGCGGCGACCACCGACCTCACCGTGGCGTTCCCCTACGGGGACCTGGCCGCCACGGAGGAGCTGCTGAACCGCTACCGGGACGAGGTCGCCTGCCTGATCCTCGAACCCGCCACCCACACCGAGCCTCCGCCCGGGTACCTGGCCGGCCTGCGCGAACTGGCCGACCGGCACGGCTGCGTGCTGGTCTTCGACGAGATGATCACCGGCTTCCGCTGGTCCGAGGCGGGCGCCCAGGGCCTGTACGGCGTCGTCCCCGACCTCTCCACGTTCGGCAAGGCGCTGGGCAACGGGTTCGCCGTCTCCGCGCTGGCCGGGCGCCGCGACCTGATGGAGCGGGGCGGGCTGCGCCACTCCGGCGACCGGGTGTTCCTGCTGTCCACCACGCACGGCGCGGAAACGCACGCGCTGGCCGCCGCGATGGCGGTGCAGACCACCTATGCCGAGGAGGGCGTCACCGCGCGACTGCACGCCCTCGGCGAGAAGCTGGCCGCCGGTGTCCGCGACGCCGCGGCGAGCATGGGCGTCGGCGACCACGTCGTCGTCCGGGGCCGGGCCAGCAACCTGGTCTTCGCCACCCTGGACGAGCGCGGGCAGCCGTCGCAGCGGTACCGCACCCTGTTCCTGCGCCGGCTCCTCGCGGGCGGGGTGCTGGCCCCGTCGTTCGTGGTGAGCAGCGCGCTCGACGACGCCGACATCGATCACACCGTCGACGTGGTGGCCCAGGCGTGCGCGGTGTACCGGAAGGCGCTGGACGCCGGTGACCCCACCCCCTGGCTGGGCGGACGCCCGGTGAAGCCGGTGTTCCGCCGCTCGGTGTGA
- a CDS encoding dTDP-4-dehydrorhamnose 3,5-epimerase family protein: protein MKVTEVPAIAGAYLFEPTPYADERGFFCRTFDADVVRSVGIDPNAFVQDSVSRSVRGALRGLHLRSGAGEAKLVRCSYGRIFDVVVDLRPDSPTYLGRASFELSGETQTTLYVPAGCAHGFQALTETADTSYRIDRPHDPAEDVTIAFDDPELAIPWPLPVTSVSRRDREAPSLAEVLKHRER from the coding sequence ATGAAAGTGACCGAAGTCCCGGCGATCGCCGGCGCGTACCTGTTCGAGCCGACGCCGTACGCCGACGAGCGCGGCTTCTTCTGCCGCACCTTCGACGCCGACGTGGTCCGCTCGGTGGGCATCGATCCGAACGCCTTCGTCCAGGACAGCGTGTCCCGCTCGGTCCGGGGCGCGCTGCGCGGCCTGCACCTGCGCTCCGGCGCCGGCGAGGCCAAGCTCGTGCGGTGCTCGTACGGGAGGATCTTCGACGTCGTCGTGGACCTGCGGCCGGACTCGCCGACCTACCTGGGCCGGGCCTCCTTCGAGCTGTCCGGCGAGACGCAGACGACCCTGTACGTCCCGGCGGGGTGCGCGCACGGCTTCCAGGCCCTGACGGAGACCGCCGACACCTCGTACCGGATCGACCGCCCGCACGATCCGGCCGAGGACGTGACGATCGCCTTCGACGACCCGGAGCTCGCCATCCCTTGGCCACTGCCGGTCACGTCGGTGTCCCGGCGGGACCGGGAGGCGCCGAGCCTCGCCGAGGTTCTGAAGCACAGGGAGAGATGA
- a CDS encoding polysaccharide pyruvyl transferase family protein: protein MTSAHETPVRVGVFGLLGSGNLGNDGSLEAVLGYLRAEHPQAAVDALCGGPEVVTARYGIPATRLHWYRGEYRTASRAGAVAAKGLGKLVDAVRTAAWVRRHDVVIVPGMGVLEATLPLRPWGFPYALFLLCASGRLLRTRVALVGVGAAPIGSRPTRALVRWSARLAAHRSYRDTLSRDAMRAMGVDTARDEVHPDLAFALPAPPASAPSGPPGRVCVGVMDFHGGDDDRARAEEIHRRYLDGTIRFVRALVEDGRPVRLLTGDACDAPVVAAVLDAVDSPLVTAAEAASLADLMKETAAADTVVATRYHNLVCALRTGTPTLALSYAAKSDALMARMGLGAYCHPAREVDADRLLAQFRALERRSAELRHTLAERNRDAARRLEDHFTALTAALFPAADRTRAHARQETP from the coding sequence ATGACGTCCGCGCACGAAACCCCGGTGCGCGTCGGGGTGTTCGGCCTGCTCGGCTCCGGCAACCTCGGCAACGACGGGTCGCTCGAGGCCGTCCTCGGGTACCTCCGCGCCGAGCACCCGCAGGCGGCCGTGGACGCGCTGTGCGGCGGCCCCGAGGTCGTCACGGCCCGGTACGGGATCCCCGCGACGCGGCTGCACTGGTACCGCGGGGAGTACCGGACCGCGTCGCGTGCGGGCGCGGTCGCGGCGAAGGGCCTGGGCAAACTCGTCGACGCCGTCCGCACCGCCGCCTGGGTGCGCCGGCACGACGTGGTGATCGTGCCGGGCATGGGCGTCCTGGAGGCCACGCTGCCGCTGCGGCCGTGGGGCTTCCCGTACGCGCTGTTCCTGCTCTGCGCGAGCGGCCGGCTGCTCCGCACCCGGGTCGCGCTGGTCGGTGTCGGCGCCGCCCCGATCGGCAGCCGGCCGACCCGGGCCCTGGTGCGCTGGTCGGCGCGGCTGGCCGCCCACCGGTCGTACCGGGACACCCTGTCCCGCGACGCGATGCGGGCGATGGGCGTGGACACCGCGCGCGACGAGGTCCACCCGGACCTCGCGTTCGCCCTGCCGGCCCCGCCGGCGAGCGCCCCCTCGGGTCCGCCGGGCCGGGTCTGCGTCGGCGTCATGGACTTCCACGGCGGCGACGACGACCGCGCCCGGGCCGAGGAGATCCACCGGCGCTACCTCGACGGGACGATCCGCTTCGTGCGCGCCCTGGTCGAGGACGGCAGGCCGGTCCGGCTGCTCACCGGCGACGCGTGCGACGCGCCGGTGGTCGCCGCGGTCCTCGACGCGGTGGACTCGCCGCTGGTCACCGCCGCCGAGGCGGCCTCGCTGGCCGATCTGATGAAGGAGACGGCGGCCGCCGACACCGTGGTGGCGACCCGGTACCACAACCTGGTCTGCGCGCTGAGGACCGGGACGCCGACGCTCGCGCTCAGCTATGCGGCGAAGAGCGACGCGCTCATGGCCCGGATGGGACTGGGCGCGTACTGCCACCCGGCCCGCGAGGTCGACGCCGACCGGCTGCTCGCACAGTTCCGGGCGCTGGAGAGGCGATCGGCGGAGCTGCGCCACACCCTCGCCGAGCGGAACCGGGACGCCGCCCGGCGCCTCGAGGACCATTTCACCGCCTTGACCGCGGCCCTGTTCCCGGCGGCCGACCGCACCCGAGCCCACGCCCGGCAGGAGACCCCATGA